In Plasmodium malariae genome assembly, chromosome: 11, the following proteins share a genomic window:
- the PmUG01_11030400 gene encoding conserved Plasmodium protein, unknown function, producing the protein MNKEPNKRYIHVYYVKKNDKYRRHGKRCEREKGYVTIEITRIDERKCPYRKRKNQELLQNDKTNEFLQSSIKNFSKKKKIKKTWTKILYDILHHTTNSINQKINSFLKFFVLHSDYFSRALNISRETLVQDSFKYFNSENARRMVNCTSSSMYEQKFHQTQITSAIPERRDSFHKFQILSNNIIPCNHLMGIFDKTEGSDKCYAKDIMTNLCDVKNKIQDKNIDQTNESFFINDKASSNETISMLDTSNEQNNLEKQNVKNFYISTVNRKTNAKNIRKISLIEISVDPQFFISQDFLTDLESYLTLNHCLLYVKKNKKELTEIHQNFFSILINVDEVKFLENKLSKSVLRHIVRRLNSLFKIPTNDICGVEFCLYLKNNDMCEAPNFSEKNMYTYSIIIFLNNKNTNFVEFPYCGLKIMTKTGNCLIYEHKKNVSNNNIFKFGMSEEKLFFLKINLKDHINLHMLIGRKHAKLKHDQLFEKNKMTYISPNKNNSKNNTLYSYNQYFNEFFPIPVPNNTNLMRNSYLCVKKNMDIINKQIIQLNTNSMRGLFLRAKQKGNYPPFFASSQC; encoded by the exons atgaacaaggAACCAAACAAAAGATACATCCACGTGTACTATGTTAAAAAGaatgataaatatagaaGACATGGTAAAAGGTGCGAAAGGGAAAAGGGTTATGTTACTATTGAAATAACAAGAATAGATGAAAGAAAATGCCCTtacagaaaaagaaaaaatcagGAACTTCTCCAAAATGATAAGACCAATGAGTTTTTACAAAgttctataaaaaatttttccaaaaaaaaaaaaataaaaaaaacatggaCCAAGATATTATATGACATATTACACCATACAACAAATAGTATAAATcagaaaataaattctttcttaaaattttttgttttacattCGGATTATTTTTCTAGAGCACTAAATATAAGCAGAGAAACATTAGTACAAGATTCTTTCAAATATTTCAATTCAGAAAATGCGAGAAGGATGGTAAACTGTACTAGTAGTAGTATGTATGAACAAAAATTTCATCAAACACAAATTACAAGTGCTATACCAGAAAGGAGGGATTCCTTTCATAAATTTCAGATTCTTAGTAACAACATCATACCGTGTAACCATTTAATGGGTATATTTGATAAAACAGAAGGTTCTGACAAATGCTATGCAAAGGATATTATGACGAACTTGTGtgatgtaaaaaataaaattcaggataaaaatatagatcaAACGAATGAatcctttttcattaatgATAAAGCTTCTTCAAATGAGACAATTAGCATGTTAGATACatcaaatgaacaaaataatttagagaaacaaaatgttaaaaaCTTTTACATTTCCACAGTAAATAGAAAAACGAATGCGAAAAATATCAGAAAAATCAGCTTAATAGAGATATCCGTCGATCcgcaattttttatttcccaaGATTTTTTGACAGACTTAGAAAGTTATCTAACATTGAACCATTGTCTTCTGTATGTTAAG aaaaataaaaaagaactCACGGAGATTCATCAAAACTTTTTTTCAATTCTGATAAATGTTGatgaagtaaaatttttGGAAAACAAGTTGTCCAAGTCTGTACTCAGACATATCGTTAGACGATTAAATTCTTTGTTTAAAATACCAACTAATGATATTTGCGGCGTTGagttttgtttatatttaaaaaataatgatatgtGTGAGGCACCAAATTTTAGTGAGAAgaatatgtacacatattcaattataatatttttaaataacaaaaatacaaACTTTGTGGAATTCCCTTATTGCggattaaaaattatgaccAAGACAGGTAACtgtttaatatatgaacacaAGAAAAATGtgtcaaataataatatttttaaatttggtATGTctgaagaaaaattattttttttaaaaattaaccTCAAGGATCATATAAATTTGCATATGTTAATAGGTCGAAAACATGCTAAACTTAAGCATGATCagttatttgaaaaaaataaaatgacgTACATTTctccaaataaaaataattcgaaaaataatacattatattcTTACAAccaatattttaatgaattttttcCAATACCTGTTCCCAATAATACGAACTTAATGAGAAATAGCTACTTAtgtgttaaaaaaaacatggatataattaataaacaaataatacaGTTAAACACAAACAGTATGAGGGGCCTATTTTTACGGGCGAAACAAAAGGGAAATTATCCTCCTTTTTTTGCTTCCTCTCAGTGCTAG
- the PP5 gene encoding serine/threonine protein phosphatase 5, putative — protein sequence MAYVTEKINNGIKIEETNLKEYKNNLEKDTCEGGEEIIYAMEENRNIPCINKKAAEYSNKNNLSKSKEIMMNVEVTHTKNARTEEKMKYISRNNIDDENKKKNYQNGCPNGCPNGYQSDFRSDFRSDFRNDFQSDFRSDFRNDFQSDFRNDFQSDFRSDYRSDYRSDCQSEYQKNYSHEGENIGNEHFKHAESLSTNDNSSNLGTLHDDMMEEKNREEDEEYQNEEENQPVQRCNLSKKNISIELLKICDALKNLGNKYFKENNYVISQKYYTGAIDIIKKYYEEEDPSYIEKLNKITTDTLSSEIQVNKEDKNALIEYYKNSVISKSSDYISINETDLYIYYTNRSFCHMKLENYGLSIQDIDEAIKINPFYAKAYYRKGCSFLLLSDLKNASECFQKVLKLTKDKNSEMKQKQCKKLLFEQQFQKAIEIEQKVPYYETLVLDTLKIENEEAPIYDRNNLNIDFLKKVVDYISVPKQKLNKKCVCAIVLDIIKLLKELPTLVYLNLQPEETLTVCGDIHGQFYDLLNIMKINGYPAENNSYLFNGDFVDRGSFSCEVIIFLYLAKLTFPNNVHLTRGNHETDNMNKLYGFLGELQEKYDEKMHVLFSDSFKFLPLAYVLNKTIFICHGGIPSNTNTTLEDIEKIDRNTEPLDEGVMTDLLWSDPNEEKGFKPSKRGIGFSFGTDITENFLKKNNLTLIIRSHEVRDEGYSIEQNGQLYTVFSAPNYCDIMKNKGAFLKFKGNSVKPECVTFTEVKHPNVPSLKYAHNLYQNI from the coding sequence atggcATACgtaacagaaaaaataaacaatggtattaaaattgaagaaacaaatttaaaggaatataaaaataatttagaaaaagatACGTGCGAAGGAGgagaagaaataatatacgCGATGGAAGAAAACAGGAACATaccatgtataaataaaaaagccgcagaatatagtaataaaaacaatttatcAAAAAGTAAAGAAATTATGATGAACGTTGAAGTAACGCATACAAAGAACGCACGCAcggaagaaaaaatgaaatatattagcAGGAACAATATAGACGATGAGAATAAGAAGAAGAATTACCAAAATGGATGCCCAAATGGATGCCCAAATGGATATCAAAGTGATTTCCGAAGTGATTTCCGAAGTGATTTCCGAAATGATTTCCAAAGTGATTTCCGAAGTGATTTCCGAAATGATTTCCAAAGTGATTTCCGAAATGATTTCCAAAGTGATTTCCGAAGTGATTACCGAAGTGATTACCGAAGTGACTGCCAAAGTGAGTACCAAAAAAATTACTCGCATGAGGGTGAAAACATAGGAAATGAACATTTTAAGCATGCGGAATCTTTAAGTACCAATGACAATTCATCAAACTTGGGTACATTACATGATGATATGATGGAGGAAAAGAACAGAGAAGAAGATGAGGAATACCAGAACGAAGAGGAAAATCAACCTGTCCAAAGGTGTAATTTgtcaaaaaagaatataagcattgaattgttaaaaatatgtgatgctttaaaaaatttaggaaataaatattttaaagaaaataattatgtaatttCTCAAAAGTATTATACTGGAGCcattgatataataaaaaaatattatgaggAAGAAGATCCTagttatatagaaaaattaaataaaataacaactGATACATTGTCTAGTGAAATACAAGTAAataaagaagataaaaatgcattgatagaatattataaaaatagtgtTATATCAAAAAGTAGTGATTATATTAGTATAAACGAAAcggatttatatatatattatacaaacaGATCCTTTTGTCATATGAAATTAGAAAACTATGGTTTATCTATACAAGATATAGATGAagcaataaaaattaatccATTTTATGCAAAAGCATATTATAGAAAAGGGTGttcatttttactattatcagatttaaaaaatgcgTCTGAATGTTTtcaaaaagtattaaaattaacaaaagataaaaattctgaaatgaaacaaaaacaatGTAAAAAGCTCCTTTTCGAGCAACAGTTTCAAAAAGCTATAGAAATAGAACAAAAAGTACCATATTACGAAACATTAGTTCTAGATACACTTAAAATAGAGAATGAAGAAGCCCCCATATATGACcgaaataatttaaatatcgattttttaaaaaaagtagtaGACTATATAAGTGTAcctaaacaaaaattaaataaaaaatgtgtatgTGCAATTGTGTtagatataattaaattgttAAAAGAACTTCCTACATtagtttatttaaatttacaacCAGAAGAAACTTTAACTGTATGTGGTGATATACATGGACAATTTtatgatttattaaatataatgaaaataaatggTTATCCAGCagaaaataattcttatttatttaatggtGATTTTGTTGATAGAGGTAGTTTCTCATGTgaagttataatatttttatatttagcCAAATTAACATTTCCAAATAATGTACATTTAACAAGAGGTAATCATGAAACTGATAATATGAACAAGCTTTACGGTTTTTTAGGAGAAttacaagaaaaatatgatgaaaaaatgcatgtattattttcggattcatttaaatttcttCCATTGGcatatgtattaaataaaacgATTTTTATATGTCATGGAGGTATTCCAAGTAATACTAATACAACTTTAGAagatattgaaaaaattgataGGAATACTGAACCATTAGATGAAGGAGTTATGACAGATTTGTTATGGTCAGATCCCaatgaagaaaaaggatTTAAACCATCCAAAAGAGGTATAGGCTTTTCTTTCGGTACGGATATTACCgaaaatttcttaaaaaaaaataatcttaCTCTTATAATCCGATCACATGAAGTAAGAGATGAAGGATATTCCATTGAACAAAACGGTCAGTTATACACTGTTTTCAGTGCCCCCAATTATTGtgatattatgaaaaataaaggagCATTTTTAAAGTTCAAGGGGAATTCTGTCAAACCGGAATGTGTTACATTCACCGAAGTAAAACATCCCAATGTGCCGTCACTTAAATATGCGCATAATTTgtatcaaaatatttaa
- the SET6 gene encoding histone-lysine N-methyltransferase, putative → MRAGYCIVESHPEIFIPLCVKYMTPRIIDADNKKNNYKIINMCFYCFEKFNKCIYCPNCKYVVYCSEICLERAWKLHREECEIFKSNIFDKYCPSITMRLVINCYLNHFNFYDYCGSISELTKEKYENLKYPAYIVAVALMSRKKKIFNNFEDNESILKNIIEKFVKISKNTLQIIDNELEPAALGFYKKPVPFFNHSCLSNCVTIFKNQKLYIKTLMDVYPGEELTISYIDIAFDKNTRLSICMDQYFFTCSCKLCKVNIASECHNIFNTEFVCTSSENCKKFLSYMEIVLISELERKPCYLNKNNFKTYPILKKANENTWKCMLCKGEVHENIIKSLIEKEKETVKETIYLDTLFNEKYSYDNKSVLQSLNKIKSKIDYLTNFYHHARYSLQKMRAKILYISIQLQEFKLAYNIANQYVKSIEISYGKYSPIYGYYIFLTGKLALFLDLKSEGLSLIHKAKKNIIKTYGPDSPIYKDLEKFLYTNKY, encoded by the coding sequence ATGCGCGCAGGGTATTGCATAGTGGAATCGCATccagaaatatttattccgCTGTGCGTAAAGTATATGACACCGAGAATAATAGACGCGGAtaacaaaaagaataattataaaataataaatatgtgcTTCTACTGTTTTGAGAAGTTtaacaaatgtatatattgtcCTAACTGCAAATATGTGGTATACTGTAGTGAAATATGTTTAGAGCGAGCGTGGAAATTACACAGAGAAGAatgtgaaatatttaaatcaaatatttttgataaatattGTCCATCTATTACTATGAGATTAGTTATCAACTGTTATTTGaatcattttaatttttatgattatTGTGGTAGTATTAGTGAattaacaaaagaaaaatatgaaaatttaaaataccCTGCTTATATAGTTGCAGTAGCATTAATGagtaggaaaaaaaaaatattcaataattTTGAAGATAATGAGAGTATACTTAAGAATATTATTGAAAAGtttgtaaaaatatcaaaGAATACATTACAAATAATTGATAATGAGTTAGAGCCAGCTGCTTTAGGTTTTTACAAAAAACCTGTTCCATTTTTTAATCATTCTTGTTTAAGTAATTGtgtaacaatttttaaaaatcaaaaattatacataaaaacattaatgGATGTATATCCAGGAGAAGAATTAACGATTAGTTATATTGACATAgcatttgataaaaatacgAGATTATCAATATGTATggatcaatatttttttacatgttCATGTAAATTATGTAAAGTTAATATTGCATCCGAATGTcacaatatatttaatactgAATTTGTATGTACAAGTTCagaaaattgtaaaaagtTTTTAAGTTATATGGAAATCGTTTTAATATCAGAACTGGAAAGAAAACCTTGTtatcttaataaaaataattttaaaacctatccgattttaaaaaaagcaaatgAAAATACATGGAAATGTATGTTGTGTAAAGGAGAAGtacatgaaaatattataaaaagtttaatagaaaaagaaaaggaaactGTTAAAGAGACCATATATTTAGATAcgttatttaatgaaaaatattcctaTGACAATAAAAGTGTTTTACAgtctttaaataaaataaaatcaaaaattgattatttgaccaatttttatcatcatGCAAGATATTCATTACAAAAAATGAGAGCAAAAATCTTATACATATCCATACAACTACAAGAATTTAAATTAGCTTATAATATTGCTAACCAGTATGTTAAATCTATTGAAATATCGTATGGGAAATATTCGCCCATCTAtggttattatattttcttaacaGGTAAGCTAGCTTTATTTCTTGATTTGAAATCGGAAGGCCTTAGCCTCATTCAcaaggcaaaaaaaaatatcataaagaCTTATGGACCCGACTCCCCCATTTACAAGGATTTGGAGAAGTTCCTCTACACGAACAAGTATTAG
- the NIF3 gene encoding NLI interacting factor-like phosphatase, putative → MDDKEYYNDVEVDSVASTFEANRNKYFFNENISSNMIKKNESNVGTNDHDRKINVSNTLNLLNNTNSNHNSKFGNTNSSINSSTFCTDNYTINSSNNIMGAVRNFAYSSNVSSSNTYSNNNNINNNKNKSGGSSSSNMHSNNNNNNNNNNNSGGSSSTNARNCNNGSSNAHKGSSNNTANTFHPYKEGFSDSIEINNVKIKMFNKRTNKNVNSHNYNRNNYNNVNINKNMKNFRNRFNHFNKAGMKQDGIVRSTCRDDNSDSIVNCIINGSENGNGSGNGSGNGSGNGSGNGSGNGSGNGSGNGSGNGSGNGSGVINRIESEGGVNDESGYAEYGQYNQYSQLNEQGNLNVGVEKEDNVERGGEGGEHSTDTYYDYMQQRNGKVQNNKVNSRNFYENKKIKNNKLYNNNIIPISTDENENENNILNMNNIVHNNTSSENNDMHNGSSSSSIIRNSNNNNDKDVMISSKYNRFITDGKKEVYNEEQNHFTKGNGIQNINDNNINMNIHEQQMYYANTNNGNNIMTDINSNMKKRKSVMFDSSTFYKHKQKKNYHKTFNDSLKRYCNNSLKLVDRSIKKNNMSFGYSNNKKKNMQNGMNRNSVLSSSSGSSNCGDSNYSGNNCNNNSKDNNSSNGSGNRSGNNNELNDYKNVEDPFSEELYSMPGGNNTNRNNNTSTFYNNINKKSFSNITFSLNKYLNSVVSTDKSKRNNANIDRIANGSKVVSISNNGNNNSSTNGNGNDTANNNENGNSSSLASHISINNYNAVSLDYNSGGVNNKYNETSSYKHDDLFRKNNSCYRSEGFDNYDQSNINSSGLTFFKKSEEGEKSDCNMNSLNILSKNYNIPQQNVQDLKSMIGNELNSNSKVICEGANYFIMGEGSINSFNNISINNMNNNQSYIECLSEVSEISDDEEGENKNNCLDESTNVDEDVKNANNCKNWNSMNNRDINLGDSNAPTASVSSVVSAVSSSSASSALPNMVNSAPSMDNTLFSQRVGNRSDMMETVYNLYNYNKDMIGVNREMNSNTSVVNNSSFKVGVVQEGEGEDEKDAYVEKRNAYHMKNANNRAHNDDQSYLSSYDVNTISNDSYIGTNCGSNIFFSRGQSKEKKNIKSNFNEMNSIIAQSKNYTIHNSSMDGKFSSDNFSSNHYTNENIKEDIKINEKMDNIIFASSIEPDDDTNNPNDNTNMDEHNEGATDTGIINNNISTTMMREKQENNMIEEDDREIKKAFSINHVNSEDMYINTYMPYPPEKYNNIYELHEIKILSPHILKTKFHKEGKSYHSSLKDGKLILLLDLDNTLLQATSFAKFNMELPLENFVDENGEPELYKFFLPYYNFFYYLKFRPYVRQFLQILSLYYELSIYTNATREYADVVIAILDPDRNLFADRIVARCSSADRDENKHFSKIYPNIDSRYVIAFDDRKDVWSDIPHSHILKAEHYNFFELSKYDIISHFKESTTCKKKFVDMDMHLHYMTKIFLKLHKTFFENPLEVDVGKIIDTIMLNTLSNVGVYFTGFRKNSKNAQNVLTSDCEDRQKEIALELGAKIYSNYDIPGVTHIIAAKNCTDNLIKSKKSDYNHIQKVHTLWLYHCRGTLESGNSTYFDADELCKIYNNKPPLHPKKDHWFFGNKDDLRKQDDTNDCIKIENLKSRIFLGTGEYTHDAVICSPFEQINIKWIEKEVKLRQIYDTPVNVASNDAKTNEKSQFSENANLMCHNFDVDDNFPCLGSTFEDLSNISMG, encoded by the coding sequence ATGGACGATAAAGAGTATTATAATGATGTGGAAGTAGACTCGGTTGCATCTACTTTTGAAGCTaacagaaataaatatttttttaacgaAAATATTAGCAgtaatatgataaaaaaaaatgaatcgAATGTCGGTACTAACGACCATGATcgtaaaataaatgtaagtaATACCCTTAATCTTTTGAATAATACTAATAGTAATCATAATAGTAAATTTGGAAATACCAATAGTAGTATTAACTCCAGTACGTTCTGTACTGATAATTATACTATAAACAGCTCGAATAATATAATGGGTGCCGTGAGGAATTTCGCTTATAGCAGCAATGTTAGTAGTAGTAACACGtacagtaacaataataatataaacaataataaaaataaaagtggtggtagtagtagtagtaatatgcatagtaacaataataataataataataataacaataatagtgGTGGTAGCAGTAGTACCAATGCGCGTAACTGTAATAACGGAAGCAGTAATGCACATAAGGGTTCATCTAACAACACCGCGAATACATTCCACCCGTATAAAGAAGGGTTCAGTGATAgtatagaaataaataatgtaaaaatcaAAATGTTTAACAAACgaactaataaaaatgtgaacAGTCATAActataatagaaataattacaacaatgtgaatattaataaaaatatgaaaaactTTAGAAACAGATTTAACCATTTTAATAAGGCTGGTATGAAGCAAGATGGGATTGTGCGGAGCACTTGTCGAGATGACAACAGTGATAGTATCGTCAATTGCATTATTAATGGAAGTGAAAATGGTAATGGTAGTGGTAATGGCAGTGGTAATGGTAGTGGTAATGGCAGTGGTAATGGCAGTGGTAATGGTAGTGGTAATGGCAGTGGTAATGGCAGTGGTAATGGCAGTGGTAATGGAAGTGGGGTTATAAACAGAATCGAAAGTGAAGGAGGAGTAAACGATGAGAGTGGGTATGCTGAGTACGGGCAATACAACCAGTACAGTCAGCTTAACGAACAGGGAAACTTAAATGTAGGTGTAGAAAAAGAGGATAATGTCGAAAGAGGAGGGGAGGGTGGTGAACATTCAACTGATACGTATTATGATTATATGCAACAAAGAAATGGTAAGGTACAGAATAATAAAGTTAATAGTcgaaatttttatgaaaataaaaaaataaaaaacaacaagttgtataataataatattattcctATAAGTActgatgaaaatgaaaatgaaaataatattttgaatatgaataatattgtTCATAATAACACAAGTagtgaaaataatgatatgcACAatggtagtagtagtagtagtattataagaaatagtaacaataacaatgaTAAGGATGTGATGATCTCCTCTAAATATAATCGTTTTATTACTGATGGAAAGAAGGAAGTTTATAATGAGGAGCAGAACCACTTTACTAAAGGAAATGGTAtccaaaatataaatgataataatataaatatgaatatacatgAACAACAAATGTATTAtgcaaatacaaataatggtaataatataatgacaGATATAAATAGTAACATGAAGAAGAGGAAAAGTGTTATGTTTGACTCAAGcacattttataaacataaacaaaaaaaaaattatcataaaacTTTCAATGATTCATTAAAAAGGTATtgtaataattctttaaaattgGTGGACAGGagtataaaaaagaataacatGTCGTTTGGTTATAGTAACAATAAGAAGAAGAATATGCAAAACGGTATGAACAGAAACTCTGTTCTGAGTAGCAGTAGTGGTAGTAGTAACTGTGGAGATAGCAATTACAGCggtaataattgtaataataatagtaaggATAACAATAGTAGTAACGGCAGTGGTAATCGTAGTGGTAATAATAACGAACTAAATGACTACAAAAATGTGGAGGACCCCTTCTCGGAAGAATTGTACAGCATGCCGGGGGGAAATAACACTaacagaaataataatacgagcacattttataataatattaacaaaaaatcgTTCAgtaatataactttttcGTTAAACAAATACCTAAACTCAGTTGTTAGCACTGATAAGTCGAAGAGGAATAACGCGAACATTGATCGTATTGCAAATGGGAGCAAGGTAGTGAGCATTAGTAATAATGGTAACAATAACAGTAGCACGAATGGGAATGGGAATGATACTGCTAATAACAATGAGAATGGCAATAGCAGTAGCTTAGCTAGCCATATAAGTATCAATAATTACAACGCTGTCAGTTTGGACTACAACTCAGGAGGTGTAAATAACAAGTATAACGAAACGAGTTCATATAAACACGACGATTTATTTCGTAAGAACAACTCCTGTTACAGAAGCGAAGGGTTTGATAACTATGACcaaagtaatattaatagtagtggactaactttttttaaaaaaagtgaagAGGGGGAAAAGTCTGATTGCAATATGAACAGTTTGAATATACtctcaaaaaattataatataccaCAACAAAATGTACaagatttaaaaagtatGATTGGTAATGAACTAAATTCTAATAGTAAGGTAATATGTGAGGGTgcaaattatttcattatggGAGAAGGAAGTATAAACAGCTTTAACAATATCAGCATTAACAACATGAACAACAATCAGAGTTACATTGAATGCTTAAGCGAAGTGTCCGAAATAAGTGATGATGAAGAgggagaaaataaaaataactgcTTAGATGAAAGTACTAATGTAGATGAGGATGTTAAAAATGCTAATAATTGCAAAAATTGGAATAGCATGAATAATAGAGACATCAACCTGGGTGATTCTAATGCACCTACCGCATCTGTTTCATCTGTTGTATCTGCTGTATCTTCCTCATCAGCATCATCTGCCTTACCCAATATGGTCAATTCTGCACCTTCAATGGATAACACACTTTTCAGTCAACGTGTAGGAAATAGGTCAGACATGATGGAAACTGTGTATAACTTGTACAACTACAATAAAGATATGATTGGTGTGAATAGAGAAATGAATTCCAATACATCAGTTGTTAATAATTCAAGTTTCAAAGTAGGAGTAGTACAGGAGGGGGAAGGGGAGGATGAGAAGGATGCGTATGTGGAGAAGAGAAATGCCTACCACATGAAGAATGCAAATAATAGAGCCCATAATGACGACCAAAGTTATTTGAGCAGCTACGATGTGAATACTATAAGCAATGACAGTTATATTGGCACGAACTGTGGAAGTAACATCTTTTTTTCACGTGGTCAAagtaaagaaaagaaaaacataaaaagcaattttaatgaaatgaaTTCAATAATTGCTCAGAGTAAAAATTACACCATACATAACAGTAGTATGGACGGTAAATTTTCAAGTGATAATTTTTCGAGTAATCATTAtactaatgaaaatataaaggaggacattaaaataaatgaaaaaatggataaTATCATATTCGCTAGTTCTATTGAACCAGACGACGATACTAATAACCCTAAtgataatacaaatatggATGAACACAATGAGGGGGCAACTGATACCGGTATaataaacaataatataagtaCAACAATGATGAGAGAGAAGCAAGAGAATAACATGATAGAGGAAGATGATagagaaattaaaaaggCTTTTTCCATTAATCATGTAAACAGTGAAGATATGTATATCAACACTTATATGCCATACCCGCCAGAAAAGTATAACAATATTTACGAGTTgcatgaaataaaaattttatcacCTCATATACTGAAAACAAAATTTCACAAAGAAGGTAAAAGCTATCATTCATCCTTAAAAGATGGAAAACTAATTTTACTACTTGACTTAGACAATACATTACTACAGGCTACTTCCTTTGCAAAATTTAATATGGAATTACCTTTAGAAAACTTTGTGGATGAAAATGGAGAACccgaattatataaattttttttaccgtattataattttttttattatttaaaatttagaCCATATGTACGCCagtttttacaaatattatccttatattatgaattatctatatatacaaatgctACAAGAGAATATGCAGATGTAGTAATAGCAATACTGGACCCTGACCGGAATTTGTTTGCGGATAGAATAGTAGCTAGATGCAGTTCTGCAGATAGAGAtgaaaataaacatttttcaaaaatatatccaAATATTGATTCGAGATATGTTATCGCATTTGATGATAGGAAAGATGTGTGGTCAGATATTCCTCATtctcatatattaaaagcagaacattataatttttttgaattaagtAAATATGACATTATTTCACATTTCAAAGAATCAACTACttgtaaaaagaaatttgtCGATATGGATATGCATTTACATTATATgactaaaatttttttaaaattacataaaacattttttgaaaatccGTTAGAAGTAGATGTAGGGAAAATCATAGATACAATTATGTTAAATACGTTAAGTAATGTTGGAGTTTATTTCACAggttttagaaaaaattcaaaaaatgcACAAAATGTGTTAACATCAGATTGTGAAGATAGACAAAAAGAAATAGCCTTAGAATTAGGTGCAAAAATTTACTCAAATTATGATATACCTGGTGTAACCCATATTATAGCAGCAAAGAATTGTACagataatttaataaaatccAAAAAATCAGATTACAATCATATCCAGAAAGTACATACATTATGGTTATATCATTGTAGAGGAACTTTAGAAAGTGGTAACTCCACCTACTTTGATGCGGATGAactttgtaaaatatataataataaacctCCATTACATCCAAAGAAAGATCATTGGTTCTTTGGAAATAAAGATGATTTAAGAAAACAAGATGATACTAATGATTGcattaaaattgaaaatcTAAAATCAAGGATTTTCCTTGGTACAGGGGAATATACACATGACGCGGTTATCTGCTCTCCCTTTgaacaaattaatattaaatggaTAGAAAAGGAAGTTAAGTTAAGGCAAATTTATGATACCCCAGTCAATGTTGCATCAAATGATGCTAagacaaatgaaaaaagtcAATTTAGTGAAAACGCAAATCTTATGTGCCATAATTTTGATGTCGATGATAATTTCCCCTGTCTAGGAAGCACCTTTGAGGATCTTAGCAATATCAGTATGGGTTAA